The Akkermansiaceae bacterium genome has a window encoding:
- a CDS encoding phosphotransferase has translation MPADTLLTAVRNYLELGPTHTCIMEPITKGASGRTIIRLKPEGFPTYIGIHYTLDRKDNANYLPVSRFLSEAGFNVPEVIYDNPGRRVALVEDLGDVDLLSMKGEPWEKREPIYRSAFEQLDKLFYTRPPKDLEFQPEFDETMYRWEQDYFYDQVADEYLQMNPAVVDELSGHPALAQMAKDLGASSRNLVHRDFQSQNIIAHEGKAWLIDFQGMRRGRQEYDLASLVYDPYMDHSAEDRQRLLELWEEVSEEEPIAPILQKCATQRLMQAMGAFAKIGRQPQQEWYLQHIPTAARILREVIAGSDLEEPLLPVLDEIDSL, from the coding sequence ATGCCTGCCGATACCCTTCTCACCGCAGTCCGCAACTACCTTGAGCTTGGCCCCACACACACGTGTATCATGGAGCCCATCACCAAGGGGGCGTCCGGTCGGACCATCATCCGCTTGAAACCCGAGGGCTTCCCAACCTACATCGGTATCCACTACACGTTGGACCGGAAGGACAACGCCAACTACCTGCCGGTTTCACGCTTTCTAAGCGAGGCTGGTTTCAACGTGCCGGAAGTCATCTACGACAACCCGGGACGGCGCGTGGCACTGGTCGAGGACCTCGGTGATGTCGACCTGCTCAGCATGAAGGGCGAGCCATGGGAAAAACGGGAACCTATCTACAGGTCAGCCTTCGAGCAGTTGGATAAACTTTTCTACACCCGCCCCCCCAAGGACCTCGAATTCCAACCCGAGTTCGATGAAACCATGTACCGATGGGAACAGGACTATTTCTACGACCAGGTCGCCGATGAATACCTCCAGATGAACCCAGCCGTGGTCGATGAACTCTCCGGGCATCCCGCGCTGGCTCAAATGGCCAAAGACCTCGGCGCCTCGTCACGCAACCTCGTTCACCGCGATTTCCAAAGCCAGAACATCATCGCCCACGAGGGCAAGGCCTGGTTGATCGATTTCCAGGGTATGCGCCGCGGCCGACAGGAATACGACCTCGCATCCCTGGTCTACGATCCCTACATGGACCACTCCGCCGAGGACCGGCAACGACTGTTAGAGCTGTGGGAAGAGGTGTCCGAGGAAGAGCCCATCGCACCCATCCTGCAGAAGTGTGCCACCCAGCGGCTGATGCAGGCCATGGGTGCCTTTGCAAAAATCGGCCGCCAGCCACAGCAAGAGTGGTATCTCCAGCACATTCCGACAGCAGCCAGGATTCTGCGTGAGGTCATCGCAGGTTCCGACCTTGAAGAACCCCTGCTGCCTGTGCTAGATGAGATCGATTCACTTTGA
- a CDS encoding gamma carbonic anhydrase family protein, producing MAIETYQGICPDIHESAFVAASADLIGRVKIEEDASVWYNTTLRGDINEIVVGPKSNIQDNCCVHLADDYGAYIGELVTVGHSAIIHACTVKDEVLVGMGACILDGAVIGERSIIGAHALVTGGTEIPPGSLVLGSPARVVRTLDKKQQEGIKKWALKYVKVSRNFRARPNGGRV from the coding sequence ATGGCGATAGAGACATACCAAGGAATTTGTCCCGATATCCATGAAAGTGCGTTTGTCGCGGCAAGCGCGGATCTGATTGGTCGGGTGAAAATCGAAGAAGACGCCAGCGTCTGGTACAACACCACGCTACGCGGAGATATCAACGAGATCGTGGTCGGCCCCAAGTCGAACATCCAGGACAACTGCTGTGTGCATCTGGCCGACGACTACGGTGCCTACATCGGCGAGTTGGTAACGGTCGGCCACAGCGCCATCATCCACGCCTGCACAGTGAAGGATGAAGTGCTGGTCGGCATGGGCGCCTGTATCCTCGATGGTGCAGTCATCGGCGAGAGGTCGATCATCGGCGCACACGCACTTGTCACGGGTGGCACGGAGATCCCACCAGGCTCACTCGTGCTGGGAAGCCCGGCCCGGGTGGTCAGGACGCTCGATAAAAAACAGCAGGAGGGGATCAAAAAGTGGGCGTTAAAATACGTCAAGGTTTCCCGTAATTTCCGGGCAAGGCCGAATGGGGGGAGGGTTTAA
- a CDS encoding CCA tRNA nucleotidyltransferase: MPDLKTSAQATAMRLIDAGHTAYFAGGCVRDTLLGITPKDYDIATSATPDEVQALFSKSDAIGAHFGVILVRENGIPFEIATFRHDGSYKDGRHPESVTFSTPEEDASRRDFTVNGLFQDPRSGEVIDFVSGQQDLKARLLRAIGQAADRFQEDALRLVRAVRFATVLQFEIEPTTWSAICDNAGLLAKISAERIRDEFIRILVCPHRARGFELLTESGLMRYIVPEVYDLIGCEQPPQWHPEGDVYTHTRIMLEMLKDDPSPELSLAVLLHDIGKPATFTYDETDDRIRFNGHDRVGAEMADLILRRLKCSNKTTEDVCAMVANHMNFMNVQKMRTAKVKRLMARPTFEDEMELHRVDCASSNGFTDNYDFLRAKEEEFAAEPLIPEPLVTGKDLIGLGLKPGPRFKDILDQVQTEQLEGKLIDREGALAFVRSLIEK; the protein is encoded by the coding sequence ATGCCCGACCTCAAGACATCCGCCCAAGCGACCGCCATGCGTCTTATCGATGCCGGGCATACCGCGTACTTTGCGGGCGGATGTGTCAGGGATACCCTTCTTGGCATCACCCCCAAGGACTATGACATCGCCACATCCGCCACCCCGGACGAGGTCCAGGCACTTTTTTCAAAATCCGATGCCATCGGCGCCCACTTCGGGGTGATCCTTGTCAGGGAAAATGGCATCCCTTTTGAAATCGCCACCTTCCGCCACGATGGCTCCTACAAAGACGGGAGACACCCGGAGTCGGTCACATTCTCCACCCCGGAGGAAGATGCAAGCCGACGCGACTTCACGGTCAACGGACTCTTCCAGGACCCCCGCAGCGGAGAAGTCATCGATTTTGTCTCAGGCCAACAAGACCTGAAGGCCAGGCTGCTCAGGGCGATTGGCCAAGCTGCGGACCGTTTCCAGGAGGACGCCCTGAGACTGGTGCGCGCCGTCCGGTTTGCCACCGTACTGCAGTTTGAGATCGAGCCGACTACCTGGTCGGCTATCTGCGACAACGCCGGCCTGTTAGCAAAAATAAGCGCCGAGCGCATTCGGGATGAATTCATCCGCATCCTGGTTTGCCCGCATCGTGCGCGCGGCTTTGAGCTGCTGACGGAAAGCGGGCTGATGCGTTACATCGTGCCGGAAGTCTACGACCTCATCGGCTGTGAACAACCGCCACAGTGGCACCCGGAGGGAGACGTCTACACACATACACGGATCATGCTGGAGATGCTCAAGGACGACCCGTCACCTGAACTCTCGCTGGCTGTGCTACTCCACGATATTGGAAAACCTGCCACTTTTACTTATGATGAAACGGACGACCGTATCCGCTTTAACGGTCATGACCGTGTTGGCGCGGAAATGGCGGACCTTATTCTGCGGAGGCTCAAATGCTCTAACAAAACAACAGAGGACGTCTGCGCGATGGTGGCCAACCACATGAACTTCATGAACGTGCAAAAAATGCGCACGGCGAAAGTGAAACGATTGATGGCCAGGCCGACATTCGAGGATGAAATGGAGCTGCACCGGGTCGACTGCGCCAGCAGCAACGGCTTTACCGACAACTATGATTTCCTACGAGCCAAAGAGGAAGAGTTCGCCGCCGAACCACTGATTCCAGAGCCACTGGTGACAGGCAAGGATCTGATCGGGCTCGGACTGAAGCCCGGCCCCCGGTTTAAGGACATCCTTGACCAAGTGCAGACCGAACAGCTGGAAGGAAAGCTTATCGACCGGGAAGGCGCCCTTGCTTTTGTTAGAAGCCTTATCGAAAAGTAG
- a CDS encoding GlsB/YeaQ/YmgE family stress response membrane protein, which yields MIGWILLGIIAGTLAKFIMPGKDPGGLIVTMLIGIAGAYAGGWLSQFLPFLASKDPGGMIPSLGSVFTATVGAIVLLAIYRKVFG from the coding sequence ATGATAGGCTGGATTTTATTAGGAATCATCGCAGGCACCCTCGCCAAATTCATTATGCCCGGAAAGGACCCGGGTGGGTTGATTGTCACCATGCTCATTGGTATCGCCGGAGCTTATGCCGGCGGCTGGTTGAGCCAATTCCTCCCGTTTCTTGCAAGCAAGGACCCGGGCGGAATGATTCCAAGCCTCGGTAGTGTCTTCACCGCCACCGTGGGAGCCATCGTGTTGCTCGCCATTTACCGCAAGGTTTTTGGATAG
- the argB gene encoding acetylglutamate kinase: MSLDATINKASVLIEALPYLQSFRGQTFLVKMGGAAMEDPNLVRKVMRDIVFLEVAGIKPVIVHGGGKAISAAMQEAGLEARFIGGFRVTTPEAIKIVDQTLHGIVNAGLVATINDYGGKATSIHGSSIFAAEKLPARDDQGNPVDIGQVGQVTQCHTEDILYALSTNIVPVVSPLGQEPETRNLLNINADLAAAALACAIKPAKLVYLSDVPGILSDPKDENTLIHSINRSEAAELIGNGTISGGMLPKINSALDALSNGVGKVHFIDGRTPHSLLLEIFTRSGIGTEIVS; this comes from the coding sequence ATGTCCCTGGACGCCACCATCAACAAGGCCTCGGTCCTGATCGAAGCCCTCCCCTATCTCCAATCGTTTCGCGGCCAAACCTTCCTGGTTAAAATGGGCGGTGCAGCCATGGAAGACCCCAATCTGGTGCGCAAGGTAATGCGCGACATCGTGTTTCTCGAAGTCGCCGGCATCAAACCGGTCATCGTCCACGGCGGCGGCAAAGCGATCTCAGCCGCCATGCAGGAGGCCGGACTCGAGGCCCGGTTCATCGGCGGATTCCGCGTTACCACACCCGAGGCCATCAAGATCGTCGACCAGACCCTGCACGGCATCGTGAACGCCGGTCTGGTGGCTACCATCAATGATTACGGCGGCAAAGCCACCTCCATCCACGGCTCATCCATCTTTGCCGCCGAAAAACTCCCGGCCAGGGACGACCAGGGCAATCCCGTCGATATCGGCCAGGTCGGCCAGGTCACCCAGTGCCATACCGAAGACATCCTCTACGCGCTCAGCACCAACATCGTGCCCGTGGTGTCGCCGCTCGGACAAGAACCCGAAACGCGTAACCTGCTCAACATCAACGCCGACCTCGCCGCCGCCGCCCTCGCCTGCGCAATCAAACCGGCCAAGCTGGTCTACCTTTCCGACGTCCCCGGTATCCTTTCGGACCCAAAGGACGAAAACACTCTGATCCACTCGATCAACCGCTCCGAAGCCGCCGAGCTGATTGGCAACGGCACCATCTCCGGCGGTATGCTGCCCAAGATCAATTCCGCCCTCGACGCCCTCTCCAATGGCGTCGGCAAGGTCCACTTCATCGACGGCAGAACACCCCACTCGCTGCTGTTGGAAATCTTCACCCGCTCAGGCATCGGCACCGAGATAGTGTCGTAA
- a CDS encoding prepilin peptidase has translation MPTFLESMQAVNWQHPILVVSAFILGACVGSFLNVAIYRLPRGLSVNKPKRSFCPTCNKDIPWYRNIPLFTWLAQGGKCAECQCRIPFRYFAVELLTALLFLLMWVSFPSSPGLALFYMILMALLVVVVFVDAELMVIPLQVTWIGTGLGVLAAVLVQQHLYLDGQSHGWLDGLWASVKGFLAGFGGLWAVVLLGKMAFGKKNMVFDQPVEWMLREPEDENDPEQELCFVIDGEAHGWSDLFYRESDRLMIEGSGFRVDGKKVKAKTLTIKGDRVELKGKTLMIEEMKSLDGKASKVTIPREAMGMGDVYLMGMLGACLGWQSVLFTIFAACLFSIFLAILGRMGFGQRLPFGPSLAFGAACWIFWGWPVWGWYFSLMAVNGGR, from the coding sequence ATGCCCACCTTCCTTGAATCCATGCAGGCTGTGAACTGGCAGCACCCGATCCTTGTTGTCTCCGCATTTATTCTGGGCGCCTGTGTCGGCTCGTTTCTCAATGTCGCGATTTACCGGCTGCCACGTGGCTTGTCGGTCAACAAACCCAAACGATCGTTCTGTCCGACCTGTAACAAAGACATTCCGTGGTACCGGAATATCCCGCTGTTTACCTGGCTCGCCCAGGGTGGGAAATGCGCCGAGTGCCAGTGCAGGATACCATTTCGCTACTTTGCCGTCGAGCTGCTCACGGCTTTGTTGTTTTTGCTGATGTGGGTATCATTTCCATCGAGTCCGGGCCTTGCCTTGTTCTATATGATCCTGATGGCTCTGTTAGTGGTGGTGGTATTTGTCGATGCCGAGCTGATGGTGATCCCCTTGCAGGTGACGTGGATAGGAACCGGCCTTGGTGTGCTGGCAGCGGTGTTGGTGCAACAGCATCTTTACCTCGATGGGCAAAGCCATGGCTGGCTCGACGGTCTGTGGGCATCGGTCAAAGGCTTCCTGGCCGGTTTTGGTGGGCTGTGGGCGGTGGTGCTGTTGGGCAAGATGGCTTTTGGCAAAAAGAACATGGTTTTTGACCAGCCCGTCGAGTGGATGCTGCGTGAACCCGAGGACGAAAACGATCCCGAGCAAGAGCTTTGTTTTGTCATCGATGGTGAAGCCCACGGGTGGTCGGACCTTTTCTACCGCGAGAGTGACCGGTTGATGATCGAGGGTAGCGGATTCCGGGTCGATGGGAAAAAGGTCAAGGCTAAGACCCTGACGATTAAAGGCGACAGGGTTGAGCTGAAGGGCAAGACCCTGATGATCGAGGAAATGAAATCGCTTGATGGGAAAGCCAGCAAGGTCACCATCCCACGAGAAGCCATGGGGATGGGGGATGTTTATCTGATGGGGATGCTCGGTGCCTGTCTCGGGTGGCAGTCGGTGCTGTTCACTATCTTTGCGGCCTGTTTGTTCAGCATCTTTCTCGCCATTCTCGGCCGGATGGGATTCGGCCAACGCCTTCCCTTCGGCCCCAGCCTCGCCTTTGGTGCCGCCTGCTGGATTTTCTGGGGATGGCCAGTGTGGGGCTGGTATTTCTCCCTGATGGCGGTGAACGGTGGGCGGTGA
- a CDS encoding A/G-specific adenine glycosylase, translating to MPPRASSGAKANKHPLQNKRAFQNALVRWFDKEGKSYPWRDTSDPWAILVSEIMLQQTQVATVLGKGHYQRFMSLYPTPRAMAEASGQEILKAWEGLGYYRRARNLHTVARAITRNHKGCFPRKFEQLRALPGIGPYTAGAVASFAYNEPRPIVDANVARVFSRLFDFQERIDTTAGNKQLWQWAEELLPGNAPRTYNSALMELGQTHCSNKSPDCACCPVRLFCHCADPTTLPVKKSAAKITRIEEFALFSTDSHGRILLQKQQEGKRREGMWSLPRREHEATLDLALAVKTTYTITRYHVTLRVYSSHADHTEPLEHEQWHTLDDLESIPMPSPDRRVLESLLL from the coding sequence ATGCCCCCACGCGCGTCATCCGGAGCCAAGGCAAACAAACACCCGCTGCAGAACAAGCGGGCGTTTCAAAACGCACTGGTCAGGTGGTTTGACAAGGAAGGCAAAAGCTACCCATGGCGCGACACCTCCGATCCCTGGGCCATTCTGGTTTCTGAAATCATGCTGCAGCAAACCCAAGTGGCCACCGTCCTGGGCAAGGGGCACTACCAGCGCTTCATGTCACTTTACCCCACGCCCCGCGCGATGGCAGAGGCATCCGGGCAGGAGATTTTAAAAGCATGGGAAGGCCTTGGCTACTACCGGCGGGCCAGAAACCTCCACACCGTAGCACGTGCCATTACCCGGAACCACAAGGGTTGTTTTCCCCGGAAATTCGAGCAACTGCGCGCCTTGCCGGGGATCGGCCCATACACGGCGGGAGCGGTGGCATCATTCGCCTACAACGAGCCCCGCCCGATTGTGGACGCGAATGTCGCCCGGGTGTTTTCCCGCTTGTTTGATTTCCAGGAACGCATCGATACCACCGCCGGCAACAAACAGCTCTGGCAATGGGCGGAAGAGCTGCTCCCTGGCAATGCACCAAGGACTTACAACTCCGCCCTGATGGAGCTGGGACAAACCCACTGTTCTAACAAATCACCCGACTGTGCCTGCTGCCCGGTCAGGCTATTCTGCCATTGTGCCGACCCCACAACTTTACCGGTCAAAAAATCGGCGGCTAAGATCACACGCATCGAAGAGTTCGCGCTCTTCAGCACCGATAGCCATGGTCGGATACTTCTCCAAAAACAGCAAGAGGGAAAACGCCGTGAAGGGATGTGGTCGCTGCCACGTCGTGAGCATGAAGCCACGCTGGACCTCGCCCTGGCTGTTAAAACAACGTATACCATCACGCGTTATCATGTCACCCTGCGGGTATACTCCAGTCATGCGGATCACACGGAACCACTGGAACACGAACAGTGGCACACCCTTGACGATCTTGAATCCATTCCCATGCCCAGCCCCGACAGACGGGTGCTGGAGAGCCTGCTCTTGTAG
- a CDS encoding NTP transferase domain-containing protein: MIHKAFILGAGLGTRLRPLTDVLPKPLVPVFHEPMANYALRHCQSAGITQFAINTHHIPEAWHEAYPDGHFNGSPLHFFHEEVLLETGGGIRNIATFIGNDPLLVYNGDILTDIDIGALIAAHEASANIATLALRSTGENRNVNISGNHVSDMRNILGNTPGTHQFTGIYCIEPEIIRMLPDEKVVSIVPAFIELIQQGKLGAVVLDDGDWFDIGNPDAYRAVHDHLRKKRRDAIHPGAHIHPDAAVNTETCIIGPGATVECGARLDNTIVWPGVTVAKHNTHHGDILTSG; the protein is encoded by the coding sequence GTGATCCACAAGGCATTCATCCTCGGCGCCGGCCTCGGCACCCGACTCCGACCTCTGACCGATGTCTTACCCAAGCCACTGGTTCCCGTTTTCCATGAACCGATGGCAAACTACGCACTGAGACACTGCCAGTCGGCGGGTATCACCCAGTTCGCCATCAACACCCACCATATTCCCGAGGCGTGGCACGAGGCATACCCAGACGGCCATTTCAACGGCTCTCCCCTGCACTTTTTCCATGAGGAGGTTCTTCTGGAAACAGGGGGCGGCATTCGCAACATCGCTACGTTTATCGGCAATGACCCGCTGCTGGTCTACAATGGAGATATTCTCACGGATATTGATATCGGCGCTCTCATCGCAGCTCACGAGGCCTCGGCAAACATCGCGACCCTGGCACTGCGGTCGACAGGAGAAAACCGCAACGTCAATATTTCCGGCAACCACGTATCCGACATGCGCAATATCCTGGGAAACACCCCTGGCACCCACCAGTTCACAGGGATTTATTGTATCGAGCCGGAAATCATCCGTATGCTTCCCGATGAAAAAGTCGTTTCCATCGTGCCCGCATTCATCGAGCTCATCCAACAAGGAAAACTGGGTGCCGTGGTACTGGACGACGGCGATTGGTTCGATATCGGGAACCCGGACGCCTATCGGGCGGTGCATGACCACCTGCGTAAAAAAAGAAGGGACGCCATCCATCCCGGGGCACACATCCACCCCGATGCCGCCGTGAATACCGAGACATGCATCATCGGCCCCGGTGCCACCGTGGAATGTGGCGCCCGGCTCGACAACACCATCGTCTGGCCCGGTGTCACCGTAGCAAAACACAACACCCACCACGGAGACATCCTCACTTCAGGGTAA
- a CDS encoding PEP-CTERM sorting domain-containing protein: protein MNNKLLIPLLSLAFSFSVNAATYVISASSTTRWKDSGGSDLTRGDAGIDGDGAVIQIGYFMGVSSTKNPLTYNSSDWAAFTPITGLGSLNSGAFDTTIGDNVANPGTNAPDGMYSLGITYDDQAHNGLATPIPPAVRLGIRVYESTSDTTGKYNTVTRANDAWVLSKVHDDFAPGDDPQLVINGLTPTNELSWEDSANSFKTTIVPVPEPSSFALLGLGALALTFRRRK, encoded by the coding sequence ATGAACAATAAATTATTAATACCACTCTTATCACTAGCATTTTCATTTTCTGTTAATGCCGCTACATACGTAATTAGTGCATCATCAACAACACGCTGGAAAGACTCTGGAGGCAGCGATCTTACTAGAGGAGATGCAGGGATTGATGGTGACGGGGCTGTTATACAGATTGGCTATTTTATGGGGGTATCTTCAACAAAAAACCCTCTAACATACAACTCATCTGACTGGGCTGCATTCACCCCTATTACAGGGCTTGGTTCTCTGAACTCAGGAGCATTTGACACAACTATTGGTGACAATGTTGCAAACCCAGGAACTAATGCTCCCGATGGCATGTATTCTCTTGGTATAACCTATGATGATCAGGCTCATAACGGACTGGCCACACCTATTCCACCAGCGGTAAGGCTAGGTATCCGTGTATATGAATCTACATCTGACACAACTGGCAAATACAATACAGTTACGCGAGCAAACGATGCGTGGGTATTAAGCAAGGTTCATGATGATTTTGCCCCAGGTGACGATCCCCAATTAGTCATCAATGGACTCACTCCAACCAACGAACTATCTTGGGAAGATTCTGCTAATTCATTCAAAACTACCATCGTCCCCGTCCCCGAGCCGTCCTCCTTCGCTTTACTCGGCCTTGGAGCTTTGGCCCTGACCTTCCGACGCAGGAAGTAA
- the serS gene encoding serine--tRNA ligase: MLDIKAIREDAASIKERLSTRGGDAHLLIDEVLACDDSRRKAETDKQLLQSQRKQLSKQIGALMGQGRADEAESIKEEVRVLGEQISAIDEVSATAGSRQTELLMSIPNLPHADCPVGADEDANPVLRVWGEKPEIPHPLDHVALAEKHGLISFDDGIRITGANYVVYRGQGARLERALIQFLLDTQTGEHGYEEVNVPHIIKRECMEGTGQLPKFEDDMYGIENNSLFLAPTAEVPVTNLYRDTLLTEDQLPIKLTAYTPCFRREAGSAGRDNRGIIRMHQFDKVELVQIVHPDDSNRLLEELTGHAEAILQKLGLHYRVIELCTGDIGFSSSKTYDIEVWSPGQNKYLEVSSCSNFADYQARRMRLRFKDSDGKNQVCHTLNGSGTALPRLYVALIEQYQQADGSIRIPDTLVPYFRSESIG, encoded by the coding sequence ATGCTTGATATCAAAGCCATTCGCGAAGATGCCGCCAGCATCAAGGAACGCCTCAGCACCCGGGGCGGTGATGCCCATTTGCTCATCGATGAAGTTCTCGCCTGCGATGATTCACGTCGAAAAGCCGAGACCGATAAACAGTTGCTCCAGTCCCAGCGCAAACAGCTCTCCAAGCAGATCGGCGCCCTGATGGGTCAAGGCAGGGCAGACGAGGCCGAAAGCATCAAAGAGGAGGTCCGCGTCCTCGGCGAACAGATCAGTGCCATCGACGAAGTCTCTGCAACCGCTGGCAGTCGCCAGACCGAACTCCTGATGAGCATCCCCAACCTTCCTCATGCGGATTGCCCCGTCGGTGCCGATGAGGATGCCAATCCGGTACTCCGTGTCTGGGGTGAAAAACCGGAGATCCCCCATCCCCTCGACCACGTGGCCCTGGCCGAAAAACACGGCCTGATCAGCTTCGACGACGGCATCCGCATCACCGGAGCCAACTACGTGGTTTACCGGGGACAGGGAGCCCGCCTCGAGCGTGCCCTGATCCAGTTTCTGCTCGATACCCAGACCGGGGAACACGGCTACGAGGAAGTCAACGTACCTCACATCATCAAACGCGAATGCATGGAAGGCACCGGCCAGCTACCCAAGTTCGAGGACGATATGTACGGTATCGAAAACAACTCCCTGTTCCTCGCTCCAACCGCAGAGGTTCCCGTCACCAACCTCTACCGTGACACCCTGCTCACAGAGGACCAGCTTCCCATCAAACTCACCGCCTACACCCCCTGCTTCCGCCGCGAAGCCGGTAGCGCGGGCCGCGACAACCGGGGCATCATCCGTATGCACCAGTTCGATAAAGTGGAACTCGTGCAAATCGTCCACCCCGATGACTCAAACAGGCTGTTAGAAGAACTCACCGGACATGCCGAGGCCATTTTACAAAAACTCGGGCTCCACTACCGTGTCATCGAGCTCTGCACCGGCGACATCGGCTTTTCCTCATCCAAGACCTACGACATCGAAGTATGGTCGCCGGGACAAAACAAATATCTCGAAGTGTCCTCCTGTTCGAATTTCGCCGACTACCAGGCACGCCGCATGCGGCTTCGGTTTAAGGACAGCGATGGAAAAAACCAGGTCTGCCACACCCTCAACGGGTCCGGCACCGCACTACCCCGACTCTATGTGGCGCTCATCGAGCAATACCAGCAGGCTGACGGCAGCATCAGGATACCAGACACCCTGGTCCCATACTTCCGATCGGAAAGCATTGGCTAG
- a CDS encoding bifunctional nuclease family protein has translation MKDHVRVEPVALMPTPAGCAVFLGDGQKVIVFYIEPAIGASINAVMSGVKPPRPLTHDLFSQMLDAFGAKVDRAVIIKVEGEVFYARLFVTAENEIMERKVVEIDARPSDCLALAVRQGAPMYVRQEVWEELRDMSDVLAELKDKAGGSE, from the coding sequence ATGAAAGATCACGTTAGAGTTGAACCCGTTGCCTTGATGCCAACCCCCGCCGGTTGTGCTGTCTTTCTCGGCGACGGCCAGAAGGTGATCGTCTTTTACATCGAGCCGGCGATCGGGGCATCGATCAATGCGGTGATGTCAGGGGTGAAACCGCCTCGTCCACTGACCCACGATTTGTTTTCCCAGATGCTCGACGCCTTTGGTGCCAAGGTCGACCGGGCGGTGATCATCAAAGTCGAGGGTGAGGTGTTTTACGCCCGGCTCTTTGTGACCGCGGAAAATGAAATCATGGAGCGCAAGGTAGTGGAGATTGACGCCCGCCCCAGCGACTGCCTGGCCCTGGCTGTCAGGCAAGGCGCGCCGATGTATGTGCGCCAGGAGGTTTGGGAGGAATTGCGTGATATGTCCGATGTGCTCGCCGAGCTGAAGGACAAGGCGGGCGGGTCAGAGTAG
- a CDS encoding PIN domain-containing protein encodes MVDSSFWIAFRDERDTHHQRARELMGEFFAARVQLAISDYIFAETHAYFARSVPKRLQIMRDLLGNPVVVVHSIDRRDREQVLTWLSEYEDKAWSFVDAMSFALIQRQKIPAAVSFDQRYGQPGGFRYIC; translated from the coding sequence ATTGTCGACAGCTCATTCTGGATTGCCTTTCGCGATGAGCGCGACACCCATCATCAACGTGCCAGGGAGTTGATGGGGGAGTTTTTTGCGGCGCGGGTGCAACTGGCGATCAGCGATTATATTTTTGCCGAAACCCACGCCTACTTTGCCAGGTCTGTGCCGAAACGATTACAGATCATGCGCGACTTGTTAGGAAACCCGGTCGTGGTGGTGCACAGCATCGATCGGCGCGACCGCGAGCAAGTCCTGACTTGGTTATCAGAATACGAGGACAAGGCATGGTCGTTTGTGGATGCCATGTCGTTTGCACTCATTCAGCGGCAGAAAATCCCGGCGGCAGTCTCCTTTGATCAGCGCTATGGCCAGCCGGGAGGTTTCCGGTATATTTGTTAG